CTGACCTCTAAGACCTTCtgataagggaaaaaaacaacatttaaaattctgcagtgatttaaaaaaaactaactGCTTACATTTTAAAGAGAGGAACACTGATTAAGAAACAAAATCCCACCAAAACTCCcaactgggaaagaaaaaagacaagaaaattaaGAAGTTGCTCCAGTACCGTCATATATTCAGTGATAGTCACACTTTTCGTTTCCTGCTGTGATTCTCATCACAGAACAAACCTTTGACTGAATGGAAATAGCACAGCTGCTGAAGTAAATATCCACACAGAGCAAACTCCAATTAAAACCACCAATTGGTCTGAGttctgaaaattacattttggaTTAGCATCCACAATGGACAGTCACTGATGCACAAACCAGCCAAAGCCTTGTGACAGCCATTTTGTCAAGACAGTTTTAGCCCATCAAACTGGGAAAAGAGAGCATAACCcagtttgtgttttctgtatgaaGACTAATATTGACCATTTACTGCTCAGCTGCCCTTTTTTCATCCAGATTCTCAGTCACTATTATCTCGACTACTGCTCAGGCCTTAGACCTTAAGTTCTGTTCTTAGAACTTAAGTTCTGTTCTTCTCTTCTCACTCATATAGTCTTTATCCTGCCCCTGATAAATCTAtgtcagatttttcttcttctgtggcTTAATACGCAAAAAGATCTGATGAGATCCAGTCTTGTGCCAATTTTTTCAAATTCGCGAGGGAATGGGTGCATCCAGTCTCTGGTCAGTATTAACATTAAAAAGATGATGCCAATAAAGCAAAGTCCCTGTGTTTTGCTATGGAACATTTCCTCCTAAGTAAAACAATCTTGATGATCAATGCCTGTAGAAGTGCCTTAAAGAGTCTAAAAATAGGGCTTCTATTTCCAGGCAGTGCTCCTCTCACACACTAGCACACAAACTGCAAAATCTGGCACTGCAGCATACGAAGTCAAATGGTGACTTGTACCGTTACTCGAAATGCTGAAGAACCACAGGATGAGTGAAGGGAAGCCCCCGCCAGCCGGGGTGACACCGAGCACAGCAGAGGAAGCGGGGCGGTGCtcggcagcagcacagctcccctggcgctgttccttccccagctcagctccagcccttccctgcgCCAGCCCGACCCGCCACGGGCCGACTGCGCTCGGCAAAAGAGCAGATGATTatccccaggaaaaaaatcccaaacgAACAAGTAGCTGTGTTCAAACCGATCAAGAAACTCGATTTCCAAGGACCGGAGCAGCTCCTCCCACATAAGCAACAAGATGTTCAGCGAGCAATGAAGTGACATTGCTGAGCCAAGCTGCGGCCCTGTCCAAGTCCAGTTCCATAAAACAAGCGCAAAGCAAGCGCAGCAATTGACGGCATTACCGGCCCCTTACCTTGTACATCTCGTATCTCTCGTAGGCAACACCTCCGGGGGAGTCGGCGAAGACGTACGGCTGCGGGTGCTGGCTGGCCCAGAACTCCTCCTCGCCGGCCTTCAGCAGCTCGGTGGCTTTCATCATGTCCTTCACATCCTTGTTCCTATCGAACCGGTCCCTCAGGAGGCAGGCGAAGTAGCGGTACTTGTCTCTACGGACAGAGGTCACGCACAGTGAGGAGGAGAACAACCACCCCTCCACGCCGGGCCCAGCCAAGCGCAGGGCTGAGCGCCCCGATGCGAGGGCGGCCAGcgctccccagccccagctcccctcgCCCTCACCGGTGGATGCACCATGACTCGAGGTGCCGCAGGGACTTCTTGTACAGCCGCAGCACCTTCTGCTGGTGCGTCAGGTACGCGGCCATGGCGCCGGGCGCTGCGCGGCCCTTCCCCTCCGCGCGGGGCATGCCGGGAGCGCGGCGCGCCCCGCCCGCTGCCGCGGGAGCGCGCCCGGAGCCGCCATGAGCCGCGCCAAGTTCATCGGTGAGGGGCGGCGGGAGGGCGGGGGGTTCCTGTCCCCGTGCCTTCCACCCCGGCTCCACGCCCGGTGCCGGGCCGAGGTGCTGGACACTGCTCCACTCCGTGAGGGGCTTCATCCAATGCTTgtcacctcctgctccagctctttACCCAGGGTTTGTCCCGGTCCCTCAGGCTTGTTACAGTCCCTTCGGCTTGTCCCATCCCCTCCGCCAGGGCCTGTCACTTCCCGCCCCAGTCCCTCAGGCAGGGCTTGTCGCCTCCTCCGGTCCCTCTCGGTGTCCGAGGCTTCGGCGGCCTTGGAGCCCCCAGGAAGCGTTTGGGAATGGTTGTGCTGTGTCTGGGAACTGGAGTTGCCCCTCAGCTCTGCGGGTTCGGCCGCCCTTTCCCTGTGCCGCATTGGCACGTTAGTCGTGGTTGTTTCTGATTGTATGAAACTGGCTTGGGTGAAAATGTTAGTGTTTCTAGGAAATTCGTCGGAAAGTGTCTAAGTAGCTACAAAAGATTGGTTCATGTGGAAGTCCTACGCGTTGCAGAGTAGCTTAATGTTTCCTTGGAAAATGTCCCTTCCCGCGGGAATCCCCGCTGCAGAGGGGCCGTTCTGGGGCCGGTGCCTCGGGCCGTGGCTGCGGGGCTGCGGCGCGGGGAAAGCCGAgagagcggggccgggctcggctCCCGCCGTACCGCATTGCAGCTCTCTCGCCGGTGCTGTCGGCGGCCGGCACGGCCCGGGGATGGCACCGGAGAGAGAACAGGCAGCTCTTAGGaggctttctgctgctgctgctcccacccgTGGAAGGCTGTATGGGAGatgctgcattttcctttcctttatgCTTGTTTGCATAAATTCGTGGTTTTATGTGAGAAGCAGATTTGTTTGCAGTAAAAAGCATATGTGTACTCACTTTGGTGCTTTAAGGGTGTGCATAATATACTCACAGAAAGCCTGGAGTTTGCACAGAGGCAAAAGCCTAATTTTTCTGTTACTTCTAGTAAGGAGTAAATTTTCAAGTTATGCAAGTAAGCTTATACTTAAGCATTTTATTACTTACCAGTGACCTGGTCCAGGGTTTAGATATGGTTTCTGTTGGCTTCCCTAGCTGATTAATGCTCAGAGTAAAATGAAGAACAAGTATaacttttaatttctgtctttggTTTTCCGTAGATATTGGTATTAACCTGACAGATCCTATGTTCAGAGGAGTCTACAGGGGAACACAGAAACATCAaggtaaatatttctttgtatCTGCTGGAAGTCAGGATCCCTTTGCTAAATAAGAAACCTCTTGCACATCAGAATTTGATGTTAGGGTTTCTTTTTTGTCCTCCTTACGTACTTGGGCTTAAAAAAGAAAGCCTGACTGAAGTTGGATACCCTAACCAAAATGCCTTGTTTTAAGTGCTGTTTAcatgctggcagctctgcttctgGAGCAAAATGGACAGTAGCTAATCTATTTGGGATTGCATTGAAAAACTGATATGGGGGTTATGAGCAGTGGTCTTTCAAAGTATTGCATTGCTGAATCACAGTCTCTAATTATAATGAGGGGCTTTTTGCTCTTGTGGCCTTTAGATATGCATATAAAAGTGGAGATCCTCCTAAGTATGTGGAAAAACTTCCACTGATTCTTGTATTGTCTCCAGTTTCTGCACTTTATTGTCTTAAAAAGATTAATTAAGTATGGTTTAAAGATTTAATTATGAGAATTTTGACTGCATTGAAAAGTAGTCAAATTATGCCGTAAAACCTCAAGTTCAATTTATGACATTTTTATGAACTTTTGCAGATGACTTTCTGGATGTAATAGAGAGAGCAGTCAAAGTTGGCATTAAAAAGGTAATTTCTTATAATGAAATGACTTTAAAATTTTTAGCTGCTTTCTggtatttggtttttttagtgctCTCCCACTAAAACAGTGTTTCTGGGACTTGAATGGAAAATGCAGTAACTTCCTTCAGTAGTACAAAACAAAAGTCTTCTGCACAGGGCATTGTCTTTCTGTTTGCACAGATCATTGTTGAAGCTGATTATTGAAGTTCAGTGATATTGTAGGTGATGTGGATGTAGAAGTTATTTTGTACAGCTTTAACAGAAAGACATTCTACTCTGACCTGCTGCAGTTAAGTGGTACATGATTTTCCATCTTATAGACAaccattcctttttttcttgtatcCTATGTGGCTTTTAGACAGTAAATCCTATGAGTAgaagctgtgggagctgggagttgtttaacctggagaagaggaggctcagaggagacCTTGTCACTTACTCCTGAAAagaggctgtagccaggtgggggtcagtctctttTCCCAGGCAagaagtgacaggacaagaggaaatgacCTCAGGCTCTGTCACAGGAGTTTCAGGTTGGACAtcaaggaagaatttcttcatggaaagggtggtcaggcactagaacaggctgctcagggaagtggtgggCATTGTCccatggaagtgttcaagaaacaactggatATGACACTCAGTTCTATGATTTAGTTAACAAGATGATGGTGTTCAGTCAGAGGTGGAACTCAGTcatcttggaggtcttttcagccttaatgattctgtgattcttaaTCAGCAATTACTGTTGAAGATCAAACTCTTCTGATTGAGATTTTCAGGTATTTCTATATGTAAAGGAAGTTGGTAACTGTAGaagagctgggagtgcccaCAAATTCTTACAGTTGAGACATCTGCATGTTTGCTGGTAAATACATTACAATAGGATCATTAAGAGAGAATTTGTAATTCTGAACTTCAAATTGGTGTTTTAAGCAGTGCACCACATTCCATAGTTTAGCCtgcctctctctttctctctaaatggaataaatttttgacaaaaatatgaaatatcaTAGAATACAATGCATACTGTCACAAATTGTTCTACTGCACTAATAAGGCTACTGGATTAGAAATAAGGAAGTAAACACTCCTCTAGCAGAGGAACAGGCATCTTGGGAGTTTGTTGAAAAACTCTCATGTGAAAAGAGTGGGAAATGCACTgggagacaaaaaaagaaaactagtGATGGAGAAGAGTAAGTGATGTgtgctatttaatttttataccACCCTCTGAAAGTAagtggtatttttctttttatcatcaAAAATAGATTAGCTGCATAACTTTTTCAAGATGCACAGTGGATTGAGAGATGTTATTCAGGagttcctgccctttgctgttCTCAGCCTTGCTACTGGCCTGTGCAGTGTCAGAAGCCTTTTCCATCACAGATTGTTCCTGCTTGCCGAGAACCTTAATCTGCTTattagaaaatacttttattttatagcTGCTCTATGGTAATTTTTTGTGAAGTTTTGCTGTGTGTCACGTATGCTCTGAGCCATTCTCAGCTCAACATTTCTGGGTGATGTCATTGGGATGTGTCCCATCTGTCATGAGCGCACTGCAGGAGTGTCTGAGCTGGTGCTgacagagcctgcagggagaAGAGCTGTCCAAAAGCACAGACATGTAGACATGGTTGTTACAACCTGGGGTGAAATACTCTGCAAGTGGTGGTTAAAAAATTACACTGTAGGCAATAATTGTCATATGATAACTtgaaggtaaaaataaaagatcagaGATGGAAATTCTTAAATTTATAATCCCAGCTCTGATACAAACTCATTTTTTGGTTTAACTACTTACTCGTTTTGGGTTCCTGGGAGTCTATACTTTCCCCAGCTGTAAAACAGGCAGAATATTTCTAAGTATCATTTCTTGAGTGCAAATGCAGTCTTCAGTCATTGTGTAAGGAAGCTAATATTGCTGCAAattgaagtattttatttatttagtgatTTAAATGCTTAGCATACAAGATACTTgatgaagggggaaaaaatattttgctgcataCTGTATTTACTAGCTGCTGAGGACTATTGAGGTTTATTGCTGATTTATGAAGTCTTGTTATATATTTATTAGTAATTGTATTCTGATGTTCTCTGTCGAGACCCTTCCTTTTATCAGAGTGTTTTCTTAAACATTCTGTTTGATGttcaaaaaaatccacactgaCAGTATGTTTCTTGTTTCAAGTTTTTGATTACAGGTGGGAGCCTACAAGATAGTAAAGATGCattgcagctggcacagacaaATGGTATTTTCACTTTAAATTTACATTGTCGGTCAAAAATATAACCTTCTCTGTTCTCAGAATTGAGTTCAAAAGGACCTGCTCCAAAGGTGTTTACAGAATCTCagattaaaatgagaaattacaTTTCAGAGTAGGATGAATGCATTGTTTACAAATTTATGGGTTGCCCTTTAGGTCCCTGATGTTGGAAGGAATCACTCTTTTCCTGCATGTTctatttctgaataaaaatagaaattacaggaaaattttggaataaaaatattgataCAGGTTTCTGTAGAAATAGGGTAAAATGCTTACATGTTGTGAAATATGTGGGGTTtgttggctttttgttttttacttacCAGTCTGTTATGACTGGCTGGATCAAGAAAGATATCTTTATTTTGATAATTCCCctagcttttctttctttccgtgaaaagaaaatggctttccttttttctttaggcagattttattccttaatatttaattacttaaatatgtatttgaaCTAAAATGCATTATAAAGTACTGTTTACTAACATAAACTGATTTTGGTTTGAATGAACTCATGGAGATAATTTGGTCCAACCCAGTCCACCTCCCCACTTCCCATCAGGAAGGCAGGACTGGCTTGAACATTGGGGCAAGCTCCTCAGGGCCTtattggttttttcccttccccaatGCTTTTACAGTTATCAGAAATGTTAGTTTTAGCAAGGGAGATAGATCAGATACTTGGGTAAATCAGGCAGATGTGACCTCTGAAATTCTCTTAACAGCTTATGCAGGGGCACGTGAAGGAAATGCTCTCTGCAGTTCTT
The nucleotide sequence above comes from Oenanthe melanoleuca isolate GR-GAL-2019-014 chromosome 2, OMel1.0, whole genome shotgun sequence. Encoded proteins:
- the NDUFB9 gene encoding NADH dehydrogenase [ubiquinone] 1 beta subcomplex subunit 9, whose protein sequence is MPRAEGKGRAAPGAMAAYLTHQQKVLRLYKKSLRHLESWCIHRDKYRYFACLLRDRFDRNKDVKDMMKATELLKAGEEEFWASQHPQPYVFADSPGGVAYERYEMYKLPEWCLDFWHPSEKAMYPDYFAKREHWKKLQRESWEREIKQLQEETPAGGPKTEALPPARKDGHLPPLWWHHVTRPREQPM